In Methanosarcina siciliae T4/M, one genomic interval encodes:
- a CDS encoding putative cobaltochelatase: protein MKNHNIINYPFTAIVGQENMKKALVLNLINPKVGGVLIRGEKGTAKSTAVRALASLLPEIEVVEGCKFKCDPGHTNEFCEECLGKLNSGALRISQVKMKVVDLPVSATEDRVVGTLDIEYAIKTGEKRFEPGVLAMAHRGILYVDEINLLDDHLVDVLLDSAAMGVNTIEREGISFTHPANFVLVGTMNPEEGELRPQLLDRFGLCVDIKGINDLSRRVELVKYRLSYEADPEAFAAKWKAAETELCGQILNAKKLLSEVRISDDMLELISQICIDMGVDGHRADLTMMKTSITLAAFYGRTEVTEDDVREAAELTLSHRMRRKPFDNQPENQDKLDESIEKHKEKQKEKKKEKPENRDEKPKNEEEKEKKKEKHEHQNKEQHESPDQQQRQAEGSPPEESEAQNTEHPDASSETTFEIGEIYQVKQLSPEFRREARNGSGRRSKTLTRSRKGRYIKSSIPHEKTTDLAFDATLRAAAPFQLTREKNGNSVAIHESDFREKIREKKIGNLVLFVVDASGSMGARQRMVASKGAVLSMLMDAYQKRDKVGLIAFKGESAELLLPPTSSVELAQKYLQEMPTGGKTPLSRGLAKGYEVIKNELRRDPDTCPFMVLISDGRANVSMNGESPLQETKTIASLFRDQGIQSAVIDTESSMIKFGLAQEISSALGAKYLALEDLKADSIVDAVRVSAPFDFKPEFSSSSM, encoded by the coding sequence ATGAAGAACCACAACATTATAAACTACCCTTTTACCGCTATAGTCGGGCAGGAAAATATGAAAAAAGCCCTGGTCTTAAATCTCATCAACCCTAAAGTGGGAGGAGTCCTGATCAGGGGGGAAAAAGGCACTGCCAAATCGACAGCCGTCCGGGCGCTTGCCAGCCTCCTGCCTGAAATCGAGGTGGTTGAGGGCTGCAAATTCAAATGTGACCCGGGCCATACAAACGAGTTTTGTGAGGAGTGCCTTGGAAAACTAAATTCAGGGGCCCTGAGAATTTCTCAGGTAAAAATGAAAGTTGTGGACCTGCCTGTGAGTGCTACCGAAGACCGGGTTGTAGGGACCCTTGATATCGAATATGCCATCAAAACCGGGGAAAAGCGGTTTGAACCCGGAGTGCTGGCAATGGCTCACAGGGGCATCCTGTATGTGGATGAGATAAACCTCCTCGACGATCACCTTGTAGATGTGCTCCTGGACTCTGCAGCAATGGGGGTAAACACTATTGAAAGGGAGGGGATTTCTTTTACTCATCCCGCAAATTTTGTGCTTGTAGGCACCATGAATCCGGAAGAAGGGGAACTGCGGCCCCAGTTGCTGGACCGTTTCGGGCTCTGTGTGGATATAAAGGGTATCAATGACCTGTCCCGGAGAGTTGAACTCGTAAAATACAGGCTAAGTTATGAGGCAGACCCTGAGGCTTTTGCAGCAAAATGGAAAGCTGCCGAAACCGAGCTTTGCGGGCAGATCCTCAATGCAAAGAAATTACTTTCCGAGGTCCGGATTTCCGATGATATGCTTGAGCTGATAAGCCAGATCTGTATTGATATGGGAGTGGACGGGCACAGGGCAGACCTCACCATGATGAAGACCTCAATTACGCTTGCAGCTTTTTACGGAAGAACCGAAGTGACCGAGGATGATGTCCGGGAGGCCGCAGAGCTTACTCTTTCTCACCGCATGCGCAGAAAGCCTTTTGATAATCAGCCCGAAAACCAGGATAAACTGGACGAAAGTATTGAGAAACACAAAGAAAAGCAGAAGGAAAAAAAGAAGGAAAAGCCTGAAAACCGGGATGAAAAACCGAAAAACGAGGAAGAAAAAGAGAAGAAAAAAGAAAAACACGAGCATCAAAATAAGGAGCAGCACGAAAGTCCGGACCAGCAGCAGAGACAGGCCGAAGGGAGTCCCCCTGAAGAGTCTGAAGCCCAAAATACAGAGCATCCGGATGCTTCTTCGGAAACGACTTTTGAAATAGGGGAAATCTACCAGGTAAAACAATTATCTCCCGAATTTCGCAGGGAAGCGCGAAACGGTTCGGGCAGGCGCAGCAAGACCCTGACCCGATCCAGAAAAGGCCGGTATATAAAAAGTTCAATTCCTCATGAAAAGACCACGGATCTTGCTTTTGATGCTACCCTGAGGGCTGCTGCCCCCTTCCAGCTTACGCGGGAGAAAAACGGCAATTCCGTGGCAATTCATGAGTCTGATTTCAGGGAAAAAATCCGGGAGAAAAAGATCGGAAACCTTGTGCTTTTTGTGGTTGATGCAAGCGGTTCCATGGGAGCCCGGCAGCGCATGGTTGCGTCCAAAGGAGCAGTCCTTTCAATGCTTATGGACGCTTACCAGAAACGCGATAAAGTGGGGCTTATCGCTTTTAAAGGAGAAAGTGCCGAACTGCTGCTGCCTCCCACTTCCAGTGTAGAACTGGCTCAAAAGTATCTGCAGGAAATGCCTACAGGTGGAAAAACCCCTCTTTCCCGGGGTCTTGCGAAAGGCTACGAGGTCATAAAAAACGAACTTCGACGCGATCCCGATACCTGCCCCTTTATGGTCCTGATCTCTGACGGCAGGGCGAACGTCAGTATGAACGGAGAATCTCCTCTTCAGGAAACAAAAACAATAGCCTCTTTGTTCCGGGATCAGGGCATACAGTCTGCCGTAATCGACACGGAAAGTAGCATGATAAAATTCGGGCTTGCTCAGGAAATTTCGAGTGCTCTTGGAGCCAAATATCTGGCCCTGGAAGATTTAAAAGCAGATTCAATAGTTGATGCCGTTCGAGTTTCAGCTCCGTTTGATTTTAAGCCGGAATTCAGTAGCTCTTCGATGTGA
- the cobN gene encoding cobaltochelatase subunit CobN, translating into MKIGGVLAVYGPSRGLMLKTYSSAIENLNKKGFEVTARFENFLDEDAPPGVPQALMEWFEKEADAILISFPPDYEGVFADMEELKKRTSKPIIPLSPMCAALGTVSPRHLKVFWNYQNYGGPENIENLLLYAGKLAGKNNHEVNPPVEVPSSGIYHPDAGEIFTDLESYLEWYSENGKSMFKTVGLLFPNLYYMEDSLGVFDALIRKLEEKNFGVIAAIQDKWSPGGSSDEIIRKYFMKGGKVLVDAAVIYAAFFLNLKGGKGRSIGQEKTNILKELNVPCLKMIHSSQTPEEWKANPEGLSIPQIIISVALPEFDGLAEPIIIGTAEKKLDSVTGTEVQDPVPINDQIDFLIRRVGKWIELGRKPNSEKKVAIILHNSPCKSGVEATVGAGFGLDTLESVSIILKRLKEEGYFLNWVPENGKELIDTILEKKAISEFRWTPLSEIIKHGGAAGFVPLETYKEWLYELPEDARNKVFEGWGNPFEQGIEKLERVDKLSLALHENSITIPGLDLGNVFIGLQPKRGCAGARCDGTVCKILHDPDITPPHQYLAYYKWIEKEFGADVMVHVGTHGNIELLPGKTVAQSSSCFSQICVGSMPHLYIYVSSNPMEGSVAKRRGLAVIVDHLHPVMAAAETYGVLEELEEPLEEYKRAMLTKDLGRARVLQEIIAEKAAAANFPRSISDFETFEDYMEYLHDQMDMVRETMIRDGLHILGQAPEGEALVDMLVSILRFDQGNAPSIRRGILEAIGLDYDSILDDHTAFIREFGMTGSKLLDTCTEIARGIMTGVLERDLISDEEIFEISKWEMSVATGQSLEFHSPGLEKIVKSVRLAEDLLPEINRTPDEVNNLLRGFNAEHVEAGASGALARGKIEILPTGRNFYAIDPWKIPTPAAWKVGVKLAENFFRKYLHENEGYPENVGFVFRFFDTFRADGELLSQILYTLGVRVEWDGSRVKGLKVIPLNELKRPRIDCTIQLSSMLRDGMPRAFELVDEAVSMVAFLDEPEEMNFVKKHALERMKELEAEGTDTKLSPERLATLRVFTTQPGTYDYGVNTAVAASAWETDEDLASIFTKFCGYAYGKGVYGQAARNELESNLKRITVTYDKWDSDEYDILECCHIYGSHGGFTVAARTLSKNNVDLYFADTHDPERPRIRDMKDELERVARTRLLNPKWIEGKKRHGYKGATVISDRVYHMYGWQATTKLVGDWVFDEIAETFVLDDEMRKWFEENNLYALESLARRLLEAEHRKLWNANPETLEKLKEKYLEIESRMEEKMSDIEGEFQGGVTSIVKVNANERI; encoded by the coding sequence ATGAAAATCGGAGGGGTATTAGCAGTTTACGGCCCAAGCCGGGGCCTGATGCTTAAAACATACAGCAGTGCGATTGAAAACCTGAATAAAAAGGGATTTGAGGTCACTGCAAGGTTTGAAAACTTTCTCGATGAGGATGCTCCCCCCGGGGTGCCTCAGGCCCTAATGGAATGGTTTGAAAAGGAAGCCGATGCGATCCTGATCAGTTTCCCCCCTGATTACGAAGGGGTTTTTGCGGATATGGAAGAGTTAAAAAAGCGCACATCAAAACCTATCATTCCCCTCTCCCCAATGTGCGCTGCCCTTGGCACGGTCTCCCCCCGGCATTTGAAGGTCTTCTGGAATTACCAGAATTATGGTGGCCCGGAAAATATAGAGAATCTGCTTCTTTATGCCGGAAAGTTGGCCGGGAAAAACAATCACGAGGTAAATCCTCCTGTTGAGGTCCCCTCTTCGGGCATATACCACCCGGACGCAGGAGAGATTTTCACAGACCTTGAAAGTTACCTTGAATGGTATTCGGAAAACGGGAAAAGCATGTTCAAGACCGTAGGGCTTCTTTTCCCCAACCTTTACTATATGGAGGACTCCCTGGGAGTCTTTGACGCCCTTATCCGAAAACTGGAAGAAAAAAACTTTGGGGTGATTGCCGCCATCCAGGACAAATGGTCTCCCGGAGGAAGCTCGGACGAGATCATCAGGAAATACTTTATGAAGGGCGGAAAAGTCCTTGTTGATGCAGCGGTCATTTATGCCGCATTTTTTCTCAACCTCAAGGGCGGGAAGGGCAGAAGCATAGGCCAGGAAAAAACAAACATCCTCAAGGAACTAAATGTCCCATGCCTGAAAATGATTCATTCTTCCCAGACCCCCGAAGAATGGAAAGCAAACCCGGAAGGGCTTAGCATCCCCCAGATTATAATCAGTGTTGCACTACCCGAATTTGACGGGCTTGCAGAACCGATCATAATAGGCACCGCCGAAAAAAAGCTAGACTCTGTGACCGGAACAGAGGTTCAGGACCCCGTACCCATTAATGACCAGATAGATTTCCTTATTCGCAGGGTAGGGAAATGGATCGAACTCGGGAGAAAACCAAATTCCGAAAAAAAGGTCGCAATAATCTTACACAATTCCCCCTGCAAGAGCGGAGTGGAGGCGACAGTAGGAGCGGGGTTTGGGCTCGACACCCTGGAAAGCGTCTCAATTATTCTGAAAAGGCTCAAAGAGGAAGGATATTTTCTCAACTGGGTCCCTGAAAATGGAAAAGAGCTTATCGATACAATACTTGAGAAAAAAGCCATAAGCGAATTCCGGTGGACCCCCCTGAGCGAAATAATCAAGCATGGAGGAGCTGCTGGCTTTGTTCCCCTTGAGACATATAAAGAGTGGCTCTATGAACTCCCCGAGGATGCAAGAAATAAAGTCTTTGAAGGCTGGGGCAACCCCTTTGAACAGGGTATTGAAAAGCTCGAAAGGGTAGATAAGCTGAGTCTTGCCCTCCATGAGAACAGTATCACAATCCCGGGCCTTGATCTCGGAAATGTCTTTATCGGGCTGCAGCCCAAGAGGGGATGCGCAGGAGCCCGGTGTGACGGGACCGTTTGCAAGATCCTGCATGACCCGGACATCACTCCCCCGCACCAGTACCTTGCCTACTACAAATGGATAGAAAAGGAGTTTGGAGCCGACGTCATGGTTCACGTGGGCACGCACGGGAATATCGAACTCCTTCCAGGGAAAACGGTAGCCCAGTCGTCATCCTGCTTCTCCCAGATATGTGTGGGGAGCATGCCCCACCTGTACATATACGTTTCAAGCAACCCCATGGAAGGGTCCGTCGCCAAAAGGAGAGGGCTCGCGGTAATTGTGGACCACCTCCACCCCGTGATGGCTGCTGCAGAAACCTATGGGGTGCTGGAAGAACTGGAAGAACCCCTTGAGGAATATAAAAGGGCAATGCTAACAAAAGACCTCGGGAGGGCAAGAGTACTGCAGGAAATAATCGCGGAAAAAGCTGCAGCAGCCAATTTCCCCAGGTCGATCAGTGATTTCGAAACTTTTGAAGACTATATGGAATACCTGCACGACCAGATGGACATGGTCAGGGAAACCATGATACGGGACGGACTCCACATCCTGGGGCAGGCTCCGGAAGGAGAAGCCCTGGTTGACATGCTCGTTTCAATCCTGAGGTTTGACCAGGGGAATGCCCCGTCTATAAGGAGGGGAATCCTGGAAGCCATAGGGCTTGACTATGACAGCATACTGGACGACCACACTGCGTTCATCCGGGAATTCGGCATGACAGGGAGCAAACTTCTTGACACCTGCACGGAGATTGCCAGGGGAATTATGACAGGAGTCCTTGAAAGAGACTTAATTTCCGATGAAGAAATTTTTGAGATATCAAAGTGGGAAATGTCTGTCGCTACAGGGCAGAGCCTCGAGTTCCATTCCCCCGGTCTTGAAAAGATTGTCAAATCGGTCAGGCTGGCAGAAGACCTTCTCCCGGAAATCAACCGGACCCCGGATGAGGTCAACAATCTCCTGCGCGGGTTTAACGCCGAACATGTGGAAGCAGGCGCCTCTGGAGCCCTTGCTCGCGGTAAAATAGAAATTTTGCCAACGGGCAGGAATTTCTATGCCATTGACCCCTGGAAAATCCCGACCCCTGCCGCCTGGAAAGTGGGTGTGAAACTGGCAGAGAACTTCTTCCGCAAGTACCTGCATGAAAACGAGGGCTACCCGGAAAATGTGGGTTTTGTTTTCAGGTTCTTTGATACCTTCAGGGCAGACGGGGAACTGCTCTCTCAGATCCTTTATACCCTCGGGGTACGTGTGGAATGGGACGGGTCAAGGGTCAAAGGCTTAAAAGTAATTCCCCTAAACGAGCTTAAACGGCCCAGGATTGACTGTACCATACAGCTCTCAAGCATGCTCAGAGACGGGATGCCCAGGGCATTTGAGCTCGTGGATGAAGCCGTAAGTATGGTTGCTTTCCTGGACGAGCCCGAGGAAATGAACTTTGTCAAAAAGCATGCCCTTGAGAGGATGAAAGAGCTTGAAGCAGAGGGAACGGATACAAAACTCAGCCCTGAAAGGCTTGCTACCCTGAGGGTCTTCACCACGCAACCTGGAACCTATGACTACGGGGTAAATACGGCAGTTGCCGCTTCGGCCTGGGAAACCGATGAAGACCTGGCAAGCATATTCACAAAATTCTGCGGTTATGCGTATGGAAAGGGGGTCTACGGGCAGGCTGCCCGGAATGAGCTGGAATCAAACCTGAAACGGATCACGGTCACCTATGACAAATGGGATTCGGATGAATACGACATCCTGGAGTGCTGCCACATCTACGGCAGCCACGGCGGGTTTACCGTAGCTGCCAGGACACTCTCCAAAAACAATGTGGACTTATATTTTGCAGATACCCACGACCCTGAAAGACCCCGGATAAGAGATATGAAGGACGAACTTGAACGGGTTGCAAGAACAAGGCTTCTGAACCCTAAATGGATTGAAGGGAAGAAACGCCACGGGTACAAGGGAGCTACGGTTATCTCGGACAGGGTCTACCATATGTACGGCTGGCAGGCTACAACAAAGCTCGTTGGGGACTGGGTCTTTGACGAAATCGCCGAGACCTTTGTCCTCGACGACGAAATGAGAAAATGGTTTGAGGAAAACAACCTCTATGCCCTCGAAAGCCTGGCAAGGAGACTTCTCGAAGCTGAACACCGCAAGCTTTGGAATGCAAACCCCGAAACTCTCGAAAAGCTCAAAGAAAAATACCTGGAAATAGAGAGCCGGATGGAAGAAAAAATGAGCGATATCGAAGGGGAATTCCAGGGCGGGGTAACCAGTATCGTGAAAGTGAACGCAAATGAAAGGATATGA
- a CDS encoding ABC transporter ATP-binding protein yields the protein MIEVNGLKKHFSSGLFCKKHVKAVDGIDFLIEKGETFGLVGESGCGKTTVGRLIAGLIEPSSGKVKFDNIDLFELDKKELKKLRPRLQIIFQNPYAALNPRMIIGEAISEPLKLYNTVSREKRDEKTMELIEMVGLNPEHLNRYPHELSGGQNQRAVIARILAINPEFIVADEPTSSLDVNVQAQILNLLRDVNKKFGLTCLFISHDLEVIKHITDRVAVMYLGKLVEIGKTDEIFREAKHPYTKALLSAIPVADPEVKREKIILQGEIPNPINPPSGCRFHTRCQYKKEICKIEEPMLIGEGHKVACHRADEISGVLKSQTFPAKMHSHGNSQKLTSKSY from the coding sequence ATGATTGAGGTTAACGGCTTAAAAAAGCACTTTTCATCAGGCCTGTTTTGCAAAAAGCACGTAAAAGCCGTTGACGGAATCGATTTCCTAATTGAAAAAGGGGAAACTTTCGGACTTGTAGGAGAAAGCGGGTGCGGGAAAACAACTGTAGGCAGGCTAATTGCGGGGCTTATCGAACCCAGTTCCGGAAAAGTGAAATTTGACAATATAGATTTGTTTGAACTGGATAAAAAAGAACTTAAAAAACTCAGGCCAAGGCTGCAGATTATATTTCAGAATCCCTACGCAGCCCTGAATCCTAGAATGATTATCGGGGAAGCCATATCGGAACCTCTTAAACTGTATAATACAGTAAGCCGAGAAAAAAGAGATGAAAAAACCATGGAACTGATAGAGATGGTGGGACTGAATCCCGAACACCTGAACCGGTATCCCCATGAACTGAGCGGAGGGCAGAACCAGCGAGCCGTGATCGCAAGGATCCTGGCGATCAACCCCGAATTTATCGTAGCTGACGAGCCGACTTCGTCCCTAGACGTGAATGTGCAGGCACAGATACTGAACCTGCTCAGAGATGTAAATAAGAAATTTGGCCTGACATGCTTATTCATCTCCCACGACCTGGAAGTGATAAAACATATTACCGACAGGGTAGCTGTCATGTACCTTGGAAAACTGGTAGAGATCGGAAAAACGGATGAAATATTCAGGGAGGCAAAACACCCCTATACAAAGGCCTTATTGTCTGCAATACCTGTTGCTGACCCCGAAGTGAAAAGGGAGAAAATTATCCTTCAAGGAGAGATCCCAAATCCCATAAACCCACCCTCAGGATGTAGATTCCACACCAGATGCCAGTACAAAAAAGAGATATGCAAAATTGAAGAACCTATGCTGATCGGAGAAGGGCACAAAGTAGCCTGCCATAGAGCTGATGAGATATCCGGGGTTTTAAAGAGCCAAACTTTTCCTGCAAAAATGCATAGTCATGGAAATTCCCAAAAACTCACATCGAAGAGCTACTGA
- the nikB gene encoding nickel ABC transporter permease — protein MFIVILGVTMLTFLIMHLTPGDPAEMIALARQGAESLTPENIERIRVEEGLDAPVHIQYIKWLQHLLQGDLGCSLINGEPVLSEILNRFPATLKLALASMFVALIIAIPLGIITASKQYSLFDNLSMMGAMVGVSMPSFWFALLLIHLFALHLGWFPVYGSGSFEHMILPALTLGTGMAAVLTRFTRSNMLDALRQDYIRTARAKGLTEKLITVKHALKNALIPVITVIGIQFGRVLEGSVIVETIFAWPGIGKLLVDSIYSRDFAMIQGGVLFVAVIFVLVNLFVDISYTCLDPRIRYEESR, from the coding sequence ATGTTCATCGTTATTCTTGGTGTGACAATGCTGACTTTTTTGATAATGCATCTTACACCCGGAGACCCGGCCGAGATGATTGCCCTCGCCCGGCAAGGGGCAGAGAGCCTGACCCCGGAAAATATCGAACGGATAAGGGTAGAAGAAGGCCTGGATGCCCCGGTCCATATTCAGTATATCAAGTGGCTGCAGCACTTACTCCAGGGGGACCTGGGCTGCAGCCTGATAAACGGGGAGCCGGTCTTATCAGAGATTTTGAACAGGTTCCCGGCGACGCTTAAGCTTGCACTTGCCAGCATGTTTGTAGCCCTGATAATAGCAATCCCGCTCGGAATTATCACTGCGAGCAAGCAGTATTCTCTATTTGACAATCTTAGCATGATGGGGGCAATGGTCGGCGTGTCCATGCCGAGTTTCTGGTTTGCTTTACTGCTTATCCACCTCTTTGCCTTACACCTTGGCTGGTTTCCGGTTTATGGGTCCGGGAGTTTTGAGCATATGATACTTCCTGCCCTGACGCTCGGGACCGGGATGGCAGCCGTCCTTACAAGGTTTACACGCTCGAATATGCTTGATGCGCTCAGGCAGGATTATATAAGGACCGCAAGAGCGAAAGGGTTGACAGAAAAACTCATTACCGTAAAACATGCCCTGAAAAATGCCCTTATTCCGGTCATAACAGTTATAGGCATCCAATTCGGCAGGGTCCTTGAAGGGTCGGTTATAGTTGAAACGATCTTTGCCTGGCCGGGGATAGGAAAACTCCTTGTGGATTCGATATATTCGCGCGATTTTGCAATGATCCAGGGTGGCGTGTTGTTTGTGGCAGTCATATTCGTTCTCGTCAATCTTTTTGTGGACATATCATATACCTGCCTGGACCCGAGGATACGGTACGAGGAGAGTAGATAA
- a CDS encoding ABC transporter ATP-binding protein, whose product MTLLSIRDLRTYFYTEDGVVRAVNGIDLNLEEGETLGIIGETGCGKTMLGLSILRLLSENTKVEGQVLYRGTDLIRLSKAQMRKIRGKEISMIFQNSLSSLNPVLTVGTQLAEPVKMHRHMKNQAAKQRVIELLKAVKIPSPSERAAEYPHEFSGGMRQRAMIAMGLACTPSLIIADEPTTGLDVTIQAQIVELLKEVLEQSGASMLLITHDLGVASELCDSIAVMYAGEIIEYAGVIDLFKNPGHPYTRGFFDSLPNRGLKPMPGTCPSMINLPAGCKFHPRCPHASSRCEKEKPDMLKVGEKHYVRCFLHD is encoded by the coding sequence ATGACATTATTGAGCATACGGGACCTGAGAACCTATTTTTATACCGAAGACGGCGTGGTCAGGGCAGTAAACGGTATTGACCTGAATCTTGAAGAAGGGGAAACCCTCGGAATAATAGGAGAGACCGGATGCGGAAAAACCATGCTGGGGTTATCGATACTGCGTTTGCTTTCTGAAAATACAAAAGTGGAGGGGCAGGTCCTTTACAGGGGAACCGACCTGATCCGGCTCAGCAAGGCTCAAATGCGAAAGATAAGGGGAAAAGAAATAAGCATGATCTTTCAGAATTCTCTTTCTTCCCTGAACCCTGTGCTCACTGTGGGAACGCAGCTTGCCGAACCCGTAAAAATGCACCGGCACATGAAAAATCAGGCTGCAAAACAAAGGGTCATCGAGCTGTTAAAAGCCGTAAAAATACCCTCACCTTCCGAGAGGGCAGCAGAGTATCCCCATGAGTTCAGCGGAGGAATGAGGCAAAGAGCAATGATTGCAATGGGATTGGCCTGCACCCCCTCCCTTATCATCGCCGATGAGCCCACCACAGGGCTCGACGTTACAATCCAGGCCCAGATCGTTGAATTGCTAAAGGAAGTGCTGGAGCAGTCGGGAGCCTCAATGCTCCTGATCACACACGACCTTGGAGTTGCTTCCGAGCTGTGCGATTCCATCGCCGTGATGTATGCAGGGGAGATCATAGAATATGCCGGGGTAATAGACCTGTTCAAAAACCCCGGACACCCCTACACCCGTGGATTTTTTGATTCCCTTCCGAACAGGGGGTTAAAACCCATGCCCGGTACATGCCCGAGTATGATAAACCTCCCGGCTGGCTGCAAGTTCCATCCGAGATGTCCCCATGCAAGCAGCCGGTGTGAAAAAGAAAAACCGGATATGCTGAAAGTAGGGGAAAAACACTATGTGAGGTGCTTTTTGCATGATTGA
- the nikC gene encoding nickel transporter permease, whose translation MKSTKKLAFQRLKKNKIAMVGLAMITFLLFLAVFAPWIVPHDPVEPNFGKRFLSPCKEYPMGTDDLGRCVLSRIIYGARVSLQVSMTVVGIIAVIGVTLGLISGYFGGALDELIMRFVDIVLAFPGIILAMAVAGTLGPGLFNVMLALALVSWTGFARVVRSSVMAVKEKEFVESAKSLGCSDLYIMTRHILPNVITPVLVLATLDIGFIILAASSLSFLGLGAQPPIPDWGSMLNNGRTFMRTAPFLTIFPGIAITTAVMAFNFLGDGLRDALDPRPQKELKK comes from the coding sequence TTGAAATCAACTAAAAAGTTGGCCTTCCAGCGGCTAAAGAAGAATAAAATTGCAATGGTCGGCCTTGCAATGATCACCTTCCTCTTATTTCTCGCAGTCTTTGCACCCTGGATTGTTCCCCATGACCCGGTAGAGCCAAACTTTGGAAAGCGTTTCCTCTCTCCCTGCAAAGAATATCCCATGGGAACCGATGACCTCGGCAGGTGTGTGCTGAGCAGGATCATATACGGCGCCAGAGTCTCCCTGCAGGTGAGCATGACTGTGGTTGGAATAATAGCAGTTATCGGAGTGACGCTGGGTTTGATTTCCGGGTACTTCGGAGGGGCTCTGGACGAACTGATTATGAGATTTGTGGATATCGTCCTGGCATTTCCGGGGATTATACTGGCTATGGCAGTCGCAGGTACCCTCGGACCCGGCCTGTTCAATGTGATGCTTGCCCTGGCCCTGGTGTCCTGGACCGGTTTTGCCAGGGTTGTCCGCAGCTCGGTAATGGCTGTAAAAGAAAAGGAGTTCGTAGAGTCTGCAAAATCCCTCGGCTGCAGCGACCTGTATATAATGACCCGACACATCCTGCCAAATGTGATAACCCCTGTGCTTGTGCTGGCTACACTTGACATAGGGTTTATTATCCTGGCAGCGTCCAGCCTGAGTTTTCTGGGGCTGGGAGCGCAACCTCCGATCCCTGATTGGGGATCCATGCTGAACAACGGAAGGACTTTCATGCGAACTGCCCCCTTCCTGACGATCTTTCCCGGCATAGCTATTACTACAGCAGTCATGGCATTCAATTTCCTGGGCGACGGGCTGAGAGATGCCCTGGACCCCCGACCGCAGAAGGAGTTAAAGAAATGA